In the genome of Flavobacteriales bacterium, one region contains:
- the hemH gene encoding ferrochelatase → MKTAVLLINLGTPDSPATGDVRKYLREFLMDPYVIDIPYWKRFLLVQLIIAPFRAPKSAALYKEIWTPEGSPLAIHTANLAKKLQRVLGTSYDVQWAMRYQHPSIAETLHQWKLLAEAEELIVVPLYPQPASSTTTSTLEEVQRLLKNLDLSIRVKEVRSFYQDERYLDAVAATAGSFRLDEYDHFLFSFHGLPQRHILKDDPNGYCQLNNQCCATINDRNKGCYRAACFHTARETAGRLGIPQESYTVTFQSRLGRDPWVQPYTDEVLAQLAEKGVKNILAFSPAFVADCLETLYEIGTEYNELFRSHGGESVTLVPSLNDRDDWVRALSGLIAPSATLVN, encoded by the coding sequence TTGAAAACAGCTGTATTACTCATTAACCTGGGAACACCGGATTCCCCTGCGACAGGTGACGTGCGCAAATACCTGAGGGAATTCCTCATGGATCCGTACGTCATTGACATTCCTTATTGGAAAAGATTCCTGCTGGTTCAGTTAATCATCGCACCTTTCCGTGCCCCGAAGTCGGCGGCACTTTACAAGGAAATATGGACCCCGGAAGGTTCGCCGCTGGCTATCCATACCGCCAACCTGGCCAAAAAGCTACAACGTGTTTTGGGTACATCCTACGATGTGCAGTGGGCCATGCGATACCAGCATCCGTCCATCGCGGAAACCCTTCATCAATGGAAACTTTTGGCGGAGGCCGAAGAGCTGATTGTGGTACCGTTGTACCCGCAACCCGCCTCTTCCACCACCACATCCACCCTGGAGGAAGTGCAACGCCTTTTGAAGAACCTGGACCTGAGCATCAGGGTAAAAGAAGTGCGAAGTTTTTATCAGGATGAGCGTTACCTGGATGCGGTGGCTGCTACAGCCGGTTCTTTCCGCCTGGATGAATATGACCATTTTCTTTTCAGCTTCCATGGACTCCCTCAGCGACATATTCTCAAGGATGATCCTAACGGGTATTGCCAGTTGAACAATCAATGCTGCGCCACCATCAACGACCGGAATAAAGGGTGCTACCGTGCCGCGTGTTTTCATACCGCCAGGGAAACGGCAGGCCGGTTGGGCATCCCGCAGGAATCCTATACGGTTACCTTTCAATCGCGACTGGGGCGAGATCCTTGGGTACAACCTTATACCGATGAGGTACTGGCACAATTGGCTGAGAAGGGCGTGAAAAATATCTTGGCCTTTTCACCAGCTTTCGTGGCAGATTGCCTCGAGACGCTGTACGAAATCGGAACGGAATACAATGAATTGTTCCGTTCACACGGAGGCGAATCGGTTACGCTGGTGCCAAGTCTGAACGATCGCGATGACTGGGTGCGGGCATTGTCAGGCCTGATCGCGCCGTCTGCGACTTTGGTCAATTGA
- a CDS encoding chorismate-binding protein yields MRSFQTFPIKDPVHLVPKVLAWAGKQDANIALLNSNGYPNSSQSLLVAIGVHEAFTADAAFDGNLLEALRAFQRRHSDWMFGFLSYDVKNHIEHLVSQKPQPAGFPLAYFFVPQVLIRLNGDQVEVAMHPDDPRHAASVWKEVENMHALEPQWPEGLAFRQRMTENEYKKRAEQILGHIRRGDIYEMNFCQEFYATDAGLDPDLAYLHLARHFPSPFSCYFRCGEQFVLSASPERYLKKSGSELISQPMKGTIGRGRDAGEDRRQIDLLRGNPKEQSENVMIVDLVRNDLSRIAEKGSVSVSELFGIQTFPKVHQMVSTVRATLRSGVDFWDCVKASFPMGSMTGAPKIRSMELIDTFEQVSRGLYSGTIGYLTPEGDFDFNVVIRTLLYNRQNQYLSLHTGSAITSRAVPEDEYRECLLKAHSVLTSSQLSNPISPMN; encoded by the coding sequence ATGCGGTCTTTTCAAACCTTCCCGATCAAAGACCCGGTACACCTGGTGCCGAAAGTGCTGGCGTGGGCCGGTAAACAGGATGCGAACATCGCACTGCTCAACAGCAACGGTTATCCCAATTCTTCCCAATCCCTGCTGGTGGCCATCGGTGTGCACGAAGCGTTCACGGCTGACGCAGCATTCGACGGAAATCTCCTTGAAGCGTTAAGGGCCTTTCAGCGACGTCATTCCGACTGGATGTTCGGATTTCTTTCCTATGATGTGAAAAACCACATTGAACATCTTGTCAGTCAGAAGCCTCAGCCTGCCGGTTTTCCCCTGGCTTATTTTTTCGTGCCTCAGGTGCTGATCCGTCTCAACGGTGATCAGGTGGAGGTGGCCATGCATCCGGATGATCCCCGGCATGCGGCATCGGTATGGAAGGAGGTGGAAAACATGCACGCGTTAGAACCTCAGTGGCCCGAGGGTTTGGCTTTTAGGCAGCGCATGACGGAAAATGAGTACAAGAAACGCGCAGAACAGATTCTTGGTCATATACGCCGGGGCGATATCTATGAAATGAATTTCTGCCAGGAATTTTATGCGACGGATGCCGGTCTTGATCCGGATCTGGCATATTTGCACCTGGCCAGACATTTCCCGAGTCCTTTCTCCTGTTACTTCCGTTGCGGAGAACAATTCGTGTTGAGTGCAAGCCCGGAACGCTACCTGAAAAAAAGCGGAAGCGAACTGATATCACAACCCATGAAAGGTACAATCGGCAGGGGGCGGGATGCAGGCGAAGACCGGAGGCAGATCGACCTGCTTCGGGGAAATCCGAAAGAGCAAAGTGAGAATGTGATGATTGTGGATTTGGTTCGCAATGATCTGTCGCGTATAGCAGAGAAAGGATCGGTTTCTGTTTCGGAGTTGTTCGGAATCCAAACCTTTCCAAAGGTACACCAGATGGTCTCTACGGTAAGGGCCACACTTAGATCGGGGGTGGACTTCTGGGATTGCGTAAAGGCATCTTTCCCGATGGGGTCCATGACCGGCGCTCCGAAGATCCGTTCGATGGAACTGATTGATACATTCGAGCAGGTGAGCAGGGGACTCTATTCCGGTACCATAGGCTACCTGACACCCGAAGGTGATTTCGATTTCAATGTGGTGATCCGTACCCTTTTGTACAACCGGCAAAATCAATACCTTTCCCTCCATACCGGCAGTGCCATTACCAGCCGGGCAGTTCCGGAAGATGAGTACCGTGAATGCCTGCTGAAAGCCCATTCCGTGCTGACATCGTCCCAGCTCTCGAACCCGATTTCCCCAATGAATTGA
- the lnt gene encoding apolipoprotein N-acyltransferase, with amino-acid sequence MQRTSFYHVLLSLLSGVLLGISWPGIGGMPWLLFIAFVPLLIVEEDLSQRRAQGLPARRFFLYAYLTTFMWNLVSTWWIWCVSTGWVTKVISAGTAILLNACFMALVLSLFHVSKRWLGRQRGYICFVIYWLAFEYLHFHWELSYPWLTLGNAWASLPSWVQWYEYTGVGGGSLWVLVMNLLVFGWFRQRFMHKSEKGPRPWLAAVVFAVPLIVSLWMYNHYEEPHSPVDVVVVQPNIDPYREKFSGMTPDEQLHAFISLAQDQMDENVDYIVGPETALPRALDCESLESAQPVLMIRAFLASFPKTKLVTGLSSVRHYPGPDRPTETARPTRNGDGWYDFYNSAMQVGGGDQVQIYHKSKLVLGVEKLPFPRLFNSLQEIIFDLGGTTGSLGTQPDRSVFYSRDSNQTVAPVICWESVYGDYMGEYIRKGASLIFVVTNDGWWGNTPGYHQHMSYARLRAIEFRRSIARSANTGISCFIDQKGVETMATRWWEPTAIRATIQANHKLTVYAIWGDYIFRLASWLAVFLVVATFATRIRNRKLAR; translated from the coding sequence ATGCAACGCACCTCCTTTTACCATGTCCTCTTATCGCTCCTGAGTGGAGTGCTGTTAGGCATCAGCTGGCCCGGTATCGGTGGTATGCCATGGCTCCTGTTCATCGCATTCGTGCCGTTGCTGATTGTGGAAGAAGACCTGTCGCAACGCCGGGCACAAGGCCTCCCGGCCCGACGATTCTTCCTGTATGCGTACCTGACTACGTTCATGTGGAACCTGGTATCCACCTGGTGGATCTGGTGCGTGTCAACCGGGTGGGTCACCAAAGTGATCTCGGCCGGAACCGCCATTCTTCTGAACGCTTGTTTCATGGCACTGGTCCTGTCCCTGTTTCATGTTAGCAAGCGGTGGCTTGGACGACAACGGGGCTACATCTGTTTTGTGATCTATTGGCTGGCCTTTGAATACCTCCATTTTCATTGGGAACTTTCATATCCCTGGCTAACACTTGGCAACGCATGGGCTTCCCTTCCGTCATGGGTGCAATGGTATGAGTACACCGGTGTGGGAGGAGGAAGCTTGTGGGTGTTGGTGATGAATCTGCTCGTATTCGGGTGGTTCAGGCAACGATTCATGCACAAGTCGGAAAAAGGCCCCAGGCCCTGGTTGGCGGCGGTGGTGTTTGCGGTTCCGTTGATCGTTTCCCTGTGGATGTATAACCATTATGAAGAACCACATTCACCGGTAGACGTGGTGGTGGTGCAGCCCAATATTGATCCTTACCGGGAGAAATTCTCGGGCATGACACCCGACGAACAGTTGCATGCGTTTATTTCCCTGGCCCAGGATCAGATGGATGAAAATGTGGATTACATCGTTGGACCGGAGACGGCGCTGCCGCGGGCCCTCGATTGCGAATCGCTCGAGTCGGCGCAACCGGTGCTGATGATCAGGGCTTTCCTGGCATCCTTCCCCAAGACCAAACTGGTGACCGGACTATCTTCGGTGCGGCACTATCCCGGCCCGGATCGCCCCACCGAAACAGCCCGGCCTACCAGAAACGGAGATGGTTGGTACGACTTTTATAATTCGGCCATGCAGGTCGGCGGCGGAGATCAGGTTCAGATTTATCACAAATCCAAACTGGTTCTCGGTGTTGAAAAGCTCCCTTTTCCGCGGCTTTTTAATTCATTACAGGAAATCATCTTCGACCTGGGTGGCACCACCGGTAGCCTGGGTACGCAACCCGATCGCAGTGTCTTTTACTCAAGAGACAGTAACCAAACTGTTGCGCCCGTCATTTGCTGGGAATCTGTGTATGGGGATTACATGGGCGAATACATCCGCAAAGGGGCATCCCTCATTTTTGTGGTGACCAACGACGGATGGTGGGGCAATACGCCTGGTTATCATCAGCACATGTCCTATGCACGATTGCGGGCGATCGAATTCAGAAGGTCCATTGCCCGCTCTGCGAACACCGGTATCTCATGCTTCATTGATCAGAAAGGCGTGGAAACCATGGCCACCCGTTGGTGGGAACCCACTGCCATCAGGGCTACCATTCAGGCCAACCATAAGTTAACCGTGTATGCCATCTGGGGTGACTATATCTTTCGCCTTGCATCCTGGCTGGCGGTCTTCCTAGTAGTAGCCACTTTCGCCACCCGGATCAGGAACAGGAAACTGGCGCGATAG
- the lpdA gene encoding dihydrolipoyl dehydrogenase: protein MNEYDVVVVGSGPGGYVAAIRCAQLGMKTAIVEKYATLGGTCLNVGCIPSKALLDSSEHYHNANHHFKTHGIGVTGLKVDFKQMIARKADVVKQNCDGISYLMKKNKIDVYNGHGSFQDANTLAVKDSKDKVTTIKTKKTIIATGSKPASIPGVEIDKKRIITSTEALNLEELPKEMILIGGGVIGLELGSVYARLGTKVTVLEYMNAIIPTMDKALSKELQKVLTGLGMQFKLGYKVKNASVKGKKVTVTAENPKGETETFDGDYCLVAVGRKPYTDGLGLDKAGVKADERGRIIVNDHLETNVKGIYAIGDVVRGAMLAHKAEEEGVMVAELMAGQKPHINYKLIPGVVYTWPEVASVGYTEEELKEAGTKYKTGSFPFKASGRARASMDTDGFVKVIADANTDEILGVHIIGPRAADMIAEAVVAMEYRASAEDVARMSHAHPTYTEAFKEACLDATAKRALHM, encoded by the coding sequence ATGAATGAATATGATGTTGTAGTCGTTGGTTCGGGCCCGGGCGGATATGTTGCCGCCATTCGTTGCGCACAACTGGGCATGAAAACCGCTATTGTTGAGAAATATGCCACCCTGGGCGGCACCTGTCTGAATGTGGGTTGCATTCCTTCCAAGGCACTTCTGGATTCTTCTGAGCACTACCACAACGCCAACCATCATTTCAAAACACACGGGATCGGCGTAACGGGCCTGAAGGTGGATTTCAAACAAATGATCGCCCGCAAGGCCGATGTGGTGAAGCAGAATTGCGACGGTATTTCCTACTTGATGAAAAAGAACAAAATTGACGTGTACAACGGGCACGGTTCTTTCCAGGATGCGAATACCCTGGCCGTTAAAGACAGCAAGGACAAAGTCACCACGATTAAAACCAAGAAAACCATCATCGCCACCGGCAGCAAACCGGCCAGTATTCCCGGTGTGGAGATCGACAAGAAACGCATCATCACTTCAACTGAAGCCTTGAACCTAGAGGAGCTTCCGAAGGAGATGATCCTGATCGGAGGAGGCGTAATCGGACTTGAACTGGGTTCGGTCTATGCAAGACTGGGAACCAAGGTCACCGTGCTGGAATACATGAACGCCATCATTCCCACGATGGACAAGGCCCTGTCGAAAGAATTACAAAAAGTACTTACAGGGCTCGGCATGCAATTCAAGCTGGGTTACAAAGTGAAGAATGCCTCGGTAAAAGGAAAGAAAGTAACCGTTACCGCAGAAAACCCGAAAGGGGAAACAGAAACATTTGATGGTGATTATTGCCTGGTGGCGGTAGGCCGCAAACCCTATACCGACGGCCTGGGATTGGATAAAGCCGGCGTGAAGGCGGATGAGAGGGGAAGAATCATCGTGAACGATCACCTCGAAACCAACGTGAAGGGCATCTATGCCATCGGTGACGTGGTACGTGGCGCCATGCTGGCCCACAAAGCCGAAGAAGAAGGTGTGATGGTGGCTGAACTCATGGCAGGTCAGAAACCCCATATCAATTACAAGCTGATCCCCGGTGTGGTTTATACCTGGCCGGAAGTGGCGTCCGTGGGTTACACGGAGGAAGAACTGAAGGAAGCGGGCACCAAATACAAAACGGGTTCATTCCCGTTCAAGGCCAGTGGCCGTGCAAGGGCCAGCATGGATACCGACGGTTTCGTGAAGGTGATTGCTGATGCCAATACAGACGAGATCCTGGGTGTGCATATCATTGGTCCGCGTGCGGCTGATATGATCGCTGAAGCCGTGGTTGCCATGGAATACCGTGCATCTGCAGAAGATGTGGCGCGTATGAGCCATGCACATCCCACGTACACAGAAGCATTCAAGGAGGCATGCCTTGACGCAACAGCCAAGCGTGCCCTTCACATGTAG
- a CDS encoding PorV/PorQ family protein, which yields MPLFLVFLSAAEVRAQAPKYSNEFFTLGVGARGLGMSNACVANTDDVTSGYWNPAGLLAIKSNIQISLMHASYFAGIANYDYGALATPLDSNSAFGLSMVRFGVDDIPNTTELIDANGNIDYDRITSFSAVDYGFLISYARRAGFLSGLSYGVNAKIVHRKVGDFARAWGFGMELGAQYKLGEWLFGVMGGDLTSTFNAWSYDLTPEMQQVFASTGNEIPENSLEVTLPRFRFGAARKLAFKDMFSLMAEADVDITSDGKRNVLIAAHTFSADPHIGIEAGYKNMVFLRAGLGQFQKVTNADGSKQTIVQPNMGLGLKLKKLSIDYALTNLGNKESGLYSNIFSLKLDIIRDQP from the coding sequence ATGCCGCTGTTTCTGGTATTTCTAAGTGCTGCAGAGGTGCGGGCGCAAGCTCCCAAATATAGCAATGAGTTCTTTACGTTGGGGGTAGGTGCCCGTGGGCTTGGAATGTCGAATGCATGTGTGGCGAATACGGATGATGTTACGTCCGGTTATTGGAATCCTGCCGGTCTGCTGGCCATTAAAAGCAACATCCAGATTTCGCTGATGCATGCTTCTTATTTCGCCGGTATTGCCAACTATGACTATGGTGCCCTGGCCACTCCTTTGGATAGCAACAGTGCCTTTGGCCTTTCAATGGTGCGATTCGGTGTGGATGATATCCCCAACACCACGGAACTCATTGATGCAAACGGCAACATCGATTACGACCGGATTACTTCGTTTTCAGCGGTTGATTATGGGTTCCTGATCTCATACGCACGCAGGGCAGGATTTCTTTCCGGTCTGAGTTATGGCGTGAATGCGAAGATCGTACACCGCAAGGTCGGCGATTTCGCCAGGGCCTGGGGTTTCGGGATGGAGCTGGGTGCCCAATACAAACTGGGAGAATGGCTGTTCGGTGTGATGGGAGGAGATCTCACCTCTACCTTCAATGCATGGAGCTACGACCTGACCCCGGAAATGCAACAGGTGTTTGCTTCTACCGGGAATGAAATTCCGGAAAACTCCCTCGAGGTCACATTGCCCAGGTTTCGTTTCGGAGCGGCCCGAAAGTTGGCATTCAAAGACATGTTCAGCCTGATGGCGGAAGCCGATGTGGACATCACATCCGATGGAAAGCGCAATGTGCTGATTGCCGCACACACATTCAGTGCCGACCCGCACATAGGCATTGAAGCCGGTTATAAGAATATGGTATTCCTGAGGGCCGGTCTCGGTCAGTTTCAGAAAGTGACCAATGCCGACGGTTCCAAACAAACCATCGTTCAACCCAACATGGGGCTTGGACTCAAACTCAAGAAACTTTCCATCGATTATGCACTGACCAACCTGGGTAACAAGGAATCAGGTCTGTACTCAAACATATTTTCCCTGAAGCTGGATATCATCAGAGACCAACCATGA